The nucleotide sequence CAATAATATCTGGACGATGGACAACCATGTCAAACTTTCTGTAGGATTAAATTTTTCCGATTGCACTCCTGTAAAAGGAACTTTTAAAGGATTAGCCAAGCAAACCCTATCCGTATGCGTTTCTATTGGCTACGAGGACGGCAGGCATTTTGAAGAAATTAATGATGTTCAACTTCAAGAGGTTTCAACTGAAGTACAAGAACAATTGGATTATATTGACCATTTATACCAGCAGCAAGAACAACAGCAGCAATAACAAATTTAGATATAAAACAAAAAAAAACCGCTTCTTTCGAAGCGGTTTTTGTACCCGGAGCCGGAGTCGAACCGGCACGGTTTCCCACAGGTGTTTGAGACCAGCGCGTCTACCAATTCCGCCATCCGGGCTTAGCAGACAAAGATAATAACAATTATCTCAACGCAATAAAAGAGGAGATTGTAAATCAACCATCGATTCCTTTAACACGGTGCAAATGTATAAAAAATATTTAAAGCTCCAACTAAAAATACTTAAATTTTTCCTTTCAGAGTTGATTATTTTTTATAAATTTGCAGCTCGTTAAAACAAGAGACACTAACTAATTATATCCGAGGTAAATACAAATAATAAGCTATAAAAAACAATATAGCGAATCTGTATGAGAGCAACGGAACAAAAACAACAAATTAAATGTCACACATAGAGTCAGAAGCTAAAATCTTTTCTTCTTCACAAAGTGTCTATCTAGCTGAAAAAATAGCTAAGGAGTACGGAATCCCTTTAGGAAAAATGACTATGTCACATTATAGTGATGGCGAATTCCAACCTTCTTTTGAAGAGTCTATCAGAGGACTTCGTGTATTCCTAGTTTGCTCTACCTTCCCTTCTACAGATAATTTAATGGAATTGTTATTGATGATTGACGCTGCAAAACGTGCATCAGCAAGACATATTACAGCTGTTATCCCTTACTTTGGTTGGGCAAGACAAGACAGAAAAGACAAACCAAGAGTTCCGATTGGAGCAAAATTGATAGCAAAAATGCTCGAGACTGCTGGAGCTACTCGCATCATGACTATGGACTTGCACGCAGATCAAATCCAAGGATTCTTTGAAAAACCAGTAGACCATTTATTTGCTTCAACTATTTTCCTTCCTTATATTAAAAGCTTAAAATTAGACAATCTTATGATTGCTTCACCTGATATGGGTGGTTCTAAAAGAGCATATGCCTATTCTAAATTTTTAAATTCAGAAGTCGTAATTTGCTACAAACAACGTAAAGCTGCCAATGTTATCGAGACAATGGAGCTAATCGGTGAAGTAAAAGGAAAAAATGTAATCCTAGTAGACGATATGATCGACACAGGA is from Flavobacterium sp. NG2 and encodes:
- a CDS encoding ribose-phosphate pyrophosphokinase, with translation MSHIESEAKIFSSSQSVYLAEKIAKEYGIPLGKMTMSHYSDGEFQPSFEESIRGLRVFLVCSTFPSTDNLMELLLMIDAAKRASARHITAVIPYFGWARQDRKDKPRVPIGAKLIAKMLETAGATRIMTMDLHADQIQGFFEKPVDHLFASTIFLPYIKSLKLDNLMIASPDMGGSKRAYAYSKFLNSEVVICYKQRKAANVIETMELIGEVKGKNVILVDDMIDTGGTLAKAADLMIEKGALSVRAICTHAILSGAAYEKIENSQLSELIVTDSIPLKKESKKIKAVSCAPLFAEVMHMVQHNNSISGKFLM